Proteins encoded in a region of the Bacillus sp. T3 genome:
- the ald gene encoding alanine dehydrogenase: MRIGIPKEIKNNENRVAITPAGVWNLTKNGHEILIEQNAGLGSGFTNDDYHAVGAKIVHHAADAWSTDMVMKVKEPLPSEYGYFRDGLIIFTYLHLAPEPVLTKALLDQKVIGIAYETVQLANSSLPLLTPMSEIAGRMAPQIGAQFLEKVYGGKGILLSGVPGVSRGRVTIIGGGVAGTNAAKMAIGLGANVTVIDVNPERLRQLDDLFGHRIVTLISNPYNIADSVKESDLVIGAVLIPGAKAPKLVTNEMIKAMTTGSVVVDIAIDQGGIFETTDRMTTHEHPTYERYGIVHYAVANMPGAVPRTSTFALTNVTVPYAVQIANKGYKQACLDNEALMKGVNTLKGYVTYKAVAESLKYPYKDVKELL, translated from the coding sequence TTGCGTATTGGTATACCGAAGGAAATAAAAAATAATGAAAATCGAGTAGCCATTACCCCTGCTGGAGTTTGGAATCTGACGAAAAATGGGCATGAAATTTTGATTGAACAGAATGCTGGACTTGGCTCAGGTTTTACTAATGATGACTATCATGCCGTCGGCGCAAAAATTGTCCATCATGCAGCGGATGCTTGGAGTACGGATATGGTTATGAAGGTAAAAGAACCACTTCCAAGCGAATATGGCTATTTTCGTGATGGTTTAATTATTTTTACATATCTTCACTTGGCACCAGAACCCGTATTAACGAAAGCCTTACTTGATCAAAAAGTCATCGGAATTGCTTACGAAACAGTACAGTTAGCGAATAGTTCCCTTCCTCTTTTGACGCCGATGAGTGAGATTGCTGGTAGAATGGCACCGCAAATTGGAGCACAATTTTTAGAAAAAGTGTATGGTGGAAAAGGGATTTTATTATCTGGAGTTCCTGGTGTTTCGAGGGGGAGGGTAACGATTATCGGCGGCGGTGTTGCTGGAACAAATGCCGCGAAGATGGCCATTGGCTTAGGTGCTAACGTGACGGTCATTGATGTAAATCCTGAAAGATTACGTCAGCTTGATGATTTATTCGGTCATAGAATTGTGACCTTGATCTCAAATCCATATAATATAGCGGATTCGGTAAAAGAATCGGATTTAGTCATTGGCGCTGTGTTAATTCCAGGAGCGAAAGCACCAAAACTTGTAACAAACGAGATGATAAAGGCAATGACGACCGGCTCAGTCGTTGTCGATATAGCCATTGATCAAGGCGGTATATTTGAAACGACAGATCGAATGACTACACATGAGCACCCAACCTATGAAAGATATGGAATTGTCCATTATGCAGTCGCTAACATGCCTGGTGCTGTTCCAAGGACCTCTACCTTTGCCTTAACGAATGTGACCGTTCCTTATGCGGTTCAAATTGCCAATAAAGGCTACAAGCAGGCCTGCCTCGATAACGAAGCCCTTATGAAGGGTGTTAACACACTTAAGGGCTATGTCACCTATAAGGCTGTTGCAGAAAGCTTAAAATACCCGTATAAAGATGTGAAAGAGCTTTTATAG